In the genome of Thunnus thynnus chromosome 6, fThuThy2.1, whole genome shotgun sequence, the window TCTGTTTACACCGACTGAAGGTCGCCAGCTAGGCTAACGTTAAATCAAAAGGTGTCCTAGCTAAGGTTATCACTTCTTCAGTCTTATCTACTGCAGCCCAAAGTTTGTTACCTTGTTGGACTGTAAGAATCAGcccagttgtttgttttttccttgtcCTTAACTCTTTCAATGCTACACATAGGTGAAAATCTTGTAAAGAGTTGAAGTCACTCGTTGATTTAAACAGAGGCTGCAAACCTTTACTGAGTTATTTACTAAAGCTGTCTTAAACCAGCTGACAGTATCCCGGATGAAGACTCACAGAGAAGTGTGGATTGTGATGCTGTCAGGACTCACAGGTGTTGCCTGTTCTGCTTGGCATTATTAATCTCACACCAACATTTAATCTCTGCTGCAACAGAAGCAACTGGTTTGCAGTTTTTTGGGCTTATTTGCTCAAAAAGGATCCTCTCCAAAACAGATCACCATGAATCGCTACCTGCCTGTGGCACGACAGCACTTCCTGGCTGCCCTAGCCAGCACCAGTGTGGTAGTAAAATCAATAAGTGCTGTGGTGGTTCTCCTGTACCTGCTGGCATGGGCTGTTGACACTCCGTACGCCCTGGGGGTGACCCCAGGCTACCTCTTTCCTCCGAACTTCTGGGTGTGGACGCTGGTGACCCATGGGGTGGTGGAGCAGCATGTCTGGGGCGTGGCGGCCAATGTGGGGACAGTTATGGCCTGTGGACGCCTGCTGGAGCCTTTGTGGGGCGCTCTGGAGCTCCTGATCTTTTTCGCAGTTGTTAATGTATCTGCAGGCCTCCTGGCAGGTCTCTCCTACCTCCTCACCTATGTGGCCACCTTTGACCTGGATTTCCTGTTTGCTGTGCGAGTCCACGGGGCAGCCGGGTTCCTGGGGGGCGTCTTGGTGGCGCTGAAGCAGACCATGGGGGATACTACAGTGCTCAGAGTGCCACAGGTGAGGCTAACACACAACAAAAGTCATATCTGATCCGCATTGGTGCATATTGGCAGGGGTATGCTCCACTATTGAGCTTGTAAAAAATACCAGACCAGTGAGGAACGGGATATCATAATTAAGTACACTAGCAAATACATTGAGATTTCAGAGGTATTTCTTCCAGTTGATAGTCACCTTTGAGGCTAATTTGTAGTGTTGCTGTGGAAAATCCTGTTATGTGTGTTTCATTCCTCACCGACATTGCTGCTACCTAACATGTAGCCGTAAAATAGACAACTGAATTAAATCAACACCTCTAACAGTCAGAATTCAATAACATACTAGCCTCAAACTGGTATCTACTGCAAGGCTATTGTATAGAAGATTGtcagttattttgtttgtacaGTCCCTTTTCAGTCACTGTGATCATGCAATCATACTCTGCCATATAAGCCAGGGGTTTACAGGCTCGCCTTGTTTGAGCTGTTGAATGTTTGCTCTACTTGGCCTGCGTTGCCTGGTTTAGGCATGTGATTCTCTTCCAAATTTGGTCTACAGTGTGATctgttaatttacattttcagatttaATCTGATGCTCTTTTGCAGAGCAGCATTTCCAGTTTCCAGATAAAGgtttagtttgttattttggtttttttttttctgaagcaCATGTTAGCTACACATTCCTAATTTGTCTCTTAAACTACCAAGCCACTCAACTTAAGCTGCCATTATTTTTGCTTGTTATGAGTTATTATAAAACTCGGTTATGTACTCCCATCAAAACGCTGGTAAATCTTGaatatgtgtttcattttctgaaTCTAGCTGATTTGAGTGAATTGTGGGAACTGGAAGCCATGGTGGTCTGTAGACGAAATGATAGCTGCCACTTTGCCTGCTCATTTTTGTTCGCAAGAGCTAAAACCTGTCTCCCCCTCCCGTCTTAGGTAAGACTCAAAGCAGCACCAGCTTTAGTCCTTCTCCTCCTGGCTTTACTTCGCCTATCTGGGCTGCTTGAGAGCTCTGCCCCCCTGGCTGCATACAGCTACGGTGCCCTGTCTGGCTGGGTTTACCTACGCTTCTACCAGAGGCACAGCCGGGGCCGCGGGGACATGTCGGACCACTTTGCTTTTGCAAGTTTCTTCCCGGAGGCTCTGCAGCCTGCCGTGGGGCTGCTGGCGGGGCTGGTCCACGCAGTGCTGGTCAAGTTGAAGGTGTGCAGGAAGATGGTGAAGAGATACGACGTGGGGGCGCCCTCCTCCATCACAATCAGCCTGCCAGGGACGGACCCACAAgatgcagagaggaggaggtgagtcAGAGCAAAGAAGAAGGAGTTATACATTTACATCTGCGGACATGCATTATGTGCTTATACACTGATGTGATGCTGAAGTTAGTCTCATATTGGTGTACCTCGTCGTTAAGCGTCTGATCTTGGGCAATTAGTGTCTAGTTGGATGGAGGTTCCTCCCTGACCTGTTGCATAAAAGCATTTGGTAACATTtgattttgtcattattgtgatTCAATTGAAAGAGTCAGAGTTGCCATCAGGCCAGAGTGAGCCTcatatgtaataatatgaaACCACCATCGTCAGAAACCTGTCTTGGTTAGTCCAGAACGCATCCAAGTATCAGAAGAGAGAActaaaatatgcacacacagctgcatAGTTAATGAAAGACGCCAGTCAGAGAAGAGACACAGGAactgtttagttttatttactCAGGGAAGGTTTGCTGAGCCTCTGTGCTCTTTTTCAGTCCTGCTCTTCAAACAGTTCACACGTGTTCTATGTGTGAACTCTACAACACACGAACccgtacacacactcacaaacagtACCTGCTTCCAAGCTGTCAGCGGTTATTTTTCCTCATTGTCCCATTGTCTTGCAGACACACTTCCAAGCTGTCATACGGTTTCTGTTACAGATGGGTGTTAttgcacacttgcacacacacacacacacacacacacacacacacacacacacacacacatacaaactgtaTCCTGTAATTATCAAGGATCATTTCATATTTTGACAACACACATAGAAATCCATTTTTAATATCtaaatgttcagtttgtaaAAATGCTTTTATAAGTATAACTGGTTGTTCTTGTATTTTTACCAGCAGCTGGTTGAGCTTCTTCATGTTTCAGTCTGCATCACTACTCGTCTTGTCGGTTCTTCCAGTATGACACACATCAGCTAAAGCTGCCATGTGAATGAAGTTTAGGCCTCTGTTAAATGCTTGATTTTGTTGAGCTGGTGATTGAGAGGTTTGCCCTCTGCTGAAGCGTGATTGAAAGTCTCTGGTACTTCCCCACTGGATAAGTGGGGAGATTTAATTAAGAAAAGATGAGTTTCATTCCAAAAATGACATCAGCCATTTGAGAAATGATCTGTTCATTCAAAGTGATTGCTAGTATAAAAGGACAGTGTTGGataaaagtggatttttttaCAATCACATAACTAGTTATAGATACCTACATTGTGAATTCATACATTTACTAGACCATTCCAATTAAGTAGGACACTTAATCAGAAGTAAGTGTCCTACATAAGTCTATTGTTTATCTCTTTGAGGATGAATCTATGTCCGGGATTTTCAAAGTGCTGCAAAGAGACTCAGTGCTCCAGTAATTTAAGATTCTAAGAATTagtaatgtaataaaaacattgataGTGCAAGTTGAAAAgggttcatattaataaattgTTCTATTATTAATCTTTGTTCCTTGTCTTGGTTTGATTTGGGTGATAATCATCCCCTCACTTTTGGAATTATAGTTGCCATAGTGCTGTGGgggatgtaaacaggaagtatgTTTCAGTGAATTCAATTAGTTAActttagctttgttttgtttttgctttgtttgtattttggcaAATTGCCGCCATCAGAATTAGCTGTTATtagttcctgtttgcagtgtacgCATAAAtctacagacaactatcactggataaccttgatactgaagaaaacttcaaaatgtgatgattctcagagCTATAGGCATATCCTTGGGAAGTGTAAGTCACACCGACTCTAAAAGTATGTATCATGTCTGTTAGTTCACATTTGACTAAGTTACTTAAAGGAATACGAGTTTTGCAATTTTGCAAATTGCACTGAAACAATCAAAAGCAGGCTAGTCCTGTTGCACAGCTGTACTTCCCTCTGATATTAATGAAGAacatctctctttccctcctcctcctcccagacAACTGGCCCTCAAGGCTCTGAACGAGCGTCTAAAGCGTGTGGAGGACCAGTCCGCCTGGCCCAGCATGGACGACGAGGAAGACGAGGACGAGGACGAGGTCAGAACCGACACGCAGCCGCTCCTCCCGAGCGGGCGCGACCCTTCCTCCTCCACGTCGAGACCGGCGGGGGCACCCATCGgcatctccctctcctccacctcctcatcctccatgTCACAGAGCGGCGGAGCGCAACCCACGGGCGGAACGCAACACCCAGAGTCGAGCATTATCAGCTTCGAGGATGCACCTTCCAGATCGTAACCAATAGACAGATACGCACGCTCTGTTCGGCGTCACTGGCAGGTATACTAGCGCATTCAGAGTCTCTGACTAGTGTACGACTTTATTCAGTGAGGGCGATTAGGCATACACTCGATAtcgcgcacacacaaacacatacgaCATCTTTGACCAGTTCATACACACGACCGTGCGCTCACAAACACTCTGTCAATGTCATTGTGAAGCCCAAACGGGCGGTAACTGTACAGTGCTTTCAGTTCAGACATGTTGGTTGTAAATGCTCAGTGTAGTCGGGCAAACTTGACACTTAattcttctcttccttcttgCATACGACCGAAAGTCAACCAGAAATCCTGTCTTATCCAGACTCAATCCCAACTTGCTGAGCTCTGTCCACTGCTtcatgtgtctctttctcttgctttctgaataaataacaaaaatgggtgtacaatatttttttttttttttttgtaaatgtttgtttttttttttttcggagCAGATGACAGAGACTCGCTCCGAATTCTCGTTTCCCGATGAAAGGCCGACTCTACGCGCACCGGTTCGATAATCTCCCAGAAGTGACTGTAAGCGAGATTAGCTTTAGGTTCACGTGTTCTGCATATGTAAACTGGTGTGTAACAGAGGAAGTGTGAAAGCATGCATTCAGCACCAACTGCTGGAGCGGAGGAAAGAAGCTGCTGCAGGTCAGTCCTGCTGATGAACTATGATATAAAACTTCAAGAT includes:
- the tmem115 gene encoding transmembrane protein 115, coding for MNRYLPVARQHFLAALASTSVVVKSISAVVVLLYLLAWAVDTPYALGVTPGYLFPPNFWVWTLVTHGVVEQHVWGVAANVGTVMACGRLLEPLWGALELLIFFAVVNVSAGLLAGLSYLLTYVATFDLDFLFAVRVHGAAGFLGGVLVALKQTMGDTTVLRVPQVRLKAAPALVLLLLALLRLSGLLESSAPLAAYSYGALSGWVYLRFYQRHSRGRGDMSDHFAFASFFPEALQPAVGLLAGLVHAVLVKLKVCRKMVKRYDVGAPSSITISLPGTDPQDAERRRQLALKALNERLKRVEDQSAWPSMDDEEDEDEDEVRTDTQPLLPSGRDPSSSTSRPAGAPIGISLSSTSSSSMSQSGGAQPTGGTQHPESSIISFEDAPSRS